A single genomic interval of Aedes aegypti strain LVP_AGWG chromosome 1, AaegL5.0 Primary Assembly, whole genome shotgun sequence harbors:
- the LOC5579216 gene encoding V-type proton ATPase 116 kDa subunit a isoform X1: protein MRLTGEETLSANPNKMGAMFRSEEMALCQMFIQPEAAYTSVSELGETGAVQFRDLNSEVNAFQRKFVSEVRRCDEMERKLRYVEAEVKKDNVKIPDIRDELPRAPNPREIIDLEAHLEKTESEILELSQNAVNLKSNYLELTELKHVLERTQGFFFEQEGAVNLDATRNNLIIDDHTNVQARGRLGFVAGVIQREKVPGFERMLWRISRGNVFLRQVELEKPLEDPATGNEIYKTVFAAFFQGEQLKTRIKKVCTGYHASLYPCPSAADEREEMVKGVRTRLEDLNMVLNQTQDHRSRVLSTVAKELPRWRIMVKKMKAIYHTLNLFNMDVTKKCLIGECWVPVLDLPIVQKALSDGSAAVGSTIPSFLNVIETSEQPPTFNRTNKFTRGFQNLIDSYGIASYREANPALYTIITFPFLFGIMFGDLGHGLIMALFGFWMVCGEKKLGAKRSTNEIWNIFFGGRYIIFLMGLFSMYTGFVYNDVFSKSMNIFGSSWSIGHNTSTIMTNKDLTLNPGSSDLDDNVYPIGLDPVWQLASNKIIFLNSYKMKLSIIFGVVHMIFGVCMSVVNHNFFKKRISILLEFLPQIIFLVLLFAYMVFMMFMKWIQYTAKTDYQPNTPGCAPSVLIMFINMMLFKRTPPLHGCDEYMYSFQGSLQRTFVFIALICVPWMLLGKPLYIMFNKKKMAAAHHNGGINQQTETALEPAESAKASGHGGHEDEPISEVFIHQAIHTIEYVLSTVSHTASYLRLWALSLAHAQLSEVLWNMVLSMGLRQSSYKGAIMLYFVFGAWALFTLAILVMMEGLSAFLHTLRLHWVEFMSKFYEGLGYVFQPFSFKLILDADDDFE from the exons TTACAGGTGAAGAAACCTTGTCCGCCAATCCCAACAAGATGGGGGCAATGTTTAGGAGCGAAGAAATGGCATTGTGCCAGATGTTCATCCAACCGGAAGCTGCTTACACGTCCGTTTCCGAGTTAGGTGAAACGGGTGCTGTTCAATTTCGTGAT TTGAACTCGGAGGTCAACGCTTTCCAGCGTAAGTTCGTCAGCGAAGTTCGACGGTGTGACGAAATGGAACGTAAGCTTCGCTACGTTGAGGCTGAAGTTAAAAAGGATAACGTTAAAATCCCGGATATTCGCGACGAATTACCTCGCGCTCCAAATCCTCGAGAGATAATCGATTTGGAAGCACATCTGGAGAAAACGGAAAGTGAAATTTTGGAACTGTCCCAGAATGCGGTGAATTTGAAGTCGAACTACCTCGAGTTGACGGAGCTGAAGCACGTGCTGGAACGCACTCAAGGGTTTTTCTTCGAACAAGAAGGGGCCGTCAATCTGGATGCAACCAGGAACAACTTGATTATTGATGACCACACCAACGTTCAAGCCAGAGGGCGCTTGGGATTTGTTGCTGGAGTAATTCAGCGCGAGAAAGTCCCTGGATTTGAACGTATGTTGTGGAGAATCTCACGTGGTAATGTTTTCCTACGTCAGGTTGAATTGGAGAAACCACTGGAGGATCCTGCTACT GGCAACGAAATCTACAAAACCGTTTTCGCCGCGTTCTTCCAAGGTGAACAACTGAAGACGAGAATCAAGAAGGTTTGCACGGGCTATCATGCCTCCCTCTATCCGTGCCCAAGTGCTGCAGATGAGCGCGAAGAAATGGTGAAAGGAGTGCGCACACGTCTGGAGGATCTGAATATGGTGCTGAATCAAACGCAAGACCACCGTTCCCGGGTCCTTTCTACTGTGGCCAAGGAATTGCCACGTTGGAGGATCATGGTGAAGAAGATGAAGGCCATTTATCATACATTGAACCTTTTCAACATGGATGTCACAAAGAAGTGCTTGATCGGCGAGTGCTGGGTTCCGGTTTTGGACCTTCCGATCGTTCAGAAAGCATTGTCCGATGGCTCCGCAGCGGTTGGAAGCACAATTCCATCATTTTTGAATGTCATTGAAACAAGCGAGCAGCCGCCAACTTTCAACAGGACCAACAAATTTACTCGTGGCTTCCAGAATTTGATTGATTCTTACGGTATTGCATCTTACCGAGAGGCGAATCCAGCACTGTACACGATTATTACTTTCCCATTCTTGTTTGGCATCATGTTTGGCGATTTAGGTCACGGTTTGATTATGGCATTATTTGGATTCTGGATGGTATGTGGTGAAAAGAAGTTGGGCGCTAAAAGATCGACCAACGaaatttggaacattttctTCGGAGGCCGTTACATAATTTTCCTCATGGGCCTATTTTCAATGTATACCGGATTTGTATACAACGACGTTTTCTCGAAATCAATGAACATATTTGGAAGTTCTTGGTCTATTGGCCACAACACATCAACTATAATGACGAACAAAGACCTTACTTTGAACCCTGGTTCGTCAGACCTCGATGACAACGTTTACCCAATTGGGCTGGATCCAGTTTGGCAGCTCGCTAGCAACAAAATCATCTTTTTAAATTCCTACAAAATGAAGTTGTCCATTATTTTCGGTGTTGTTCATATGATTTTTGGTGTCTGTATGAGCGTTGTCAACCATAACTTCTTCAAGAAGCGCATCAGCATTTTGTTGGAGTTTTTGCCTCAGATCATTTTCCTAGTATTACTTTTTGCTTATATGGTTTTCATGATGTTCATGAAATGGATTCAGTACACAGCCAAGACCGATTACCAACCAAATACACCAGGTTGTGCACCATCCGTACTTATAATGTTCATCAATATGATGCTGTTCAAACGGACCCCTCCTTTGCATGGATGCGATGAGTACATGTACTCATTCCAAGGATCTTTGCAACGCACGTTTGTCTTCATTGCTCTGATTTGCGTCCCTTGGATGCTCCTCGGCAAACCACTCTACATCATGTTCAACAAGAAAAAAATGGCTGCCGCTCACCATAATGGTGGTATCAATCAGCAGACTGAAACAGCCCTAGAACCTGCAGAAAGCGCGAAAGCTTCCGGACATGGCGGACATGAAGACGAACCAATAAGCGAAGTTTTCATTCATCAAGCTATTCATACGATTGAATATGTTCTCAGTACCGTATCGCATACCGCCTCGTATCTCCGATTGTGGGCTTTGTCGCTTGCACATGCTC AACTCTCGGAAGTGTTGTGGAATATGGTGCTGTCCATGGGATTGCGGCAATCGTCTTACAAGGGAGCAATCATGCTGTATTTCGTTTTTGGGGCATGGGCCTTGTTCACTCTCGCGATCCTGGTCATGATGGAAGGCTTGTCCGCATTCTTGCACACGCTCCGTCTTCATTG GGTTGAGTTCATGAGCAAGTTCTACGAAGGCCTCGGTTACGTCTTCCAACCATTCTCCTTCAAGCTGATCCTTGATGCTGATGACGATTTTGAGTAA
- the LOC5579216 gene encoding V-type proton ATPase 116 kDa subunit a isoform X2 — translation MGAMFRSEEMALCQMFIQPEAAYTSVSELGETGAVQFRDLNSEVNAFQRKFVSEVRRCDEMERKLRYVEAEVKKDNVKIPDIRDELPRAPNPREIIDLEAHLEKTESEILELSQNAVNLKSNYLELTELKHVLERTQGFFFEQEGAVNLDATRNNLIIDDHTNVQARGRLGFVAGVIQREKVPGFERMLWRISRGNVFLRQVELEKPLEDPATGNEIYKTVFAAFFQGEQLKTRIKKVCTGYHASLYPCPSAADEREEMVKGVRTRLEDLNMVLNQTQDHRSRVLSTVAKELPRWRIMVKKMKAIYHTLNLFNMDVTKKCLIGECWVPVLDLPIVQKALSDGSAAVGSTIPSFLNVIETSEQPPTFNRTNKFTRGFQNLIDSYGIASYREANPALYTIITFPFLFGIMFGDLGHGLIMALFGFWMVCGEKKLGAKRSTNEIWNIFFGGRYIIFLMGLFSMYTGFVYNDVFSKSMNIFGSSWSIGHNTSTIMTNKDLTLNPGSSDLDDNVYPIGLDPVWQLASNKIIFLNSYKMKLSIIFGVVHMIFGVCMSVVNHNFFKKRISILLEFLPQIIFLVLLFAYMVFMMFMKWIQYTAKTDYQPNTPGCAPSVLIMFINMMLFKRTPPLHGCDEYMYSFQGSLQRTFVFIALICVPWMLLGKPLYIMFNKKKMAAAHHNGGINQQTETALEPAESAKASGHGGHEDEPISEVFIHQAIHTIEYVLSTVSHTASYLRLWALSLAHAQLSEVLWNMVLSMGLRQSSYKGAIMLYFVFGAWALFTLAILVMMEGLSAFLHTLRLHWVEFMSKFYEGLGYVFQPFSFKLILDADDDFE, via the exons ATGGGGGCAATGTTTAGGAGCGAAGAAATGGCATTGTGCCAGATGTTCATCCAACCGGAAGCTGCTTACACGTCCGTTTCCGAGTTAGGTGAAACGGGTGCTGTTCAATTTCGTGAT TTGAACTCGGAGGTCAACGCTTTCCAGCGTAAGTTCGTCAGCGAAGTTCGACGGTGTGACGAAATGGAACGTAAGCTTCGCTACGTTGAGGCTGAAGTTAAAAAGGATAACGTTAAAATCCCGGATATTCGCGACGAATTACCTCGCGCTCCAAATCCTCGAGAGATAATCGATTTGGAAGCACATCTGGAGAAAACGGAAAGTGAAATTTTGGAACTGTCCCAGAATGCGGTGAATTTGAAGTCGAACTACCTCGAGTTGACGGAGCTGAAGCACGTGCTGGAACGCACTCAAGGGTTTTTCTTCGAACAAGAAGGGGCCGTCAATCTGGATGCAACCAGGAACAACTTGATTATTGATGACCACACCAACGTTCAAGCCAGAGGGCGCTTGGGATTTGTTGCTGGAGTAATTCAGCGCGAGAAAGTCCCTGGATTTGAACGTATGTTGTGGAGAATCTCACGTGGTAATGTTTTCCTACGTCAGGTTGAATTGGAGAAACCACTGGAGGATCCTGCTACT GGCAACGAAATCTACAAAACCGTTTTCGCCGCGTTCTTCCAAGGTGAACAACTGAAGACGAGAATCAAGAAGGTTTGCACGGGCTATCATGCCTCCCTCTATCCGTGCCCAAGTGCTGCAGATGAGCGCGAAGAAATGGTGAAAGGAGTGCGCACACGTCTGGAGGATCTGAATATGGTGCTGAATCAAACGCAAGACCACCGTTCCCGGGTCCTTTCTACTGTGGCCAAGGAATTGCCACGTTGGAGGATCATGGTGAAGAAGATGAAGGCCATTTATCATACATTGAACCTTTTCAACATGGATGTCACAAAGAAGTGCTTGATCGGCGAGTGCTGGGTTCCGGTTTTGGACCTTCCGATCGTTCAGAAAGCATTGTCCGATGGCTCCGCAGCGGTTGGAAGCACAATTCCATCATTTTTGAATGTCATTGAAACAAGCGAGCAGCCGCCAACTTTCAACAGGACCAACAAATTTACTCGTGGCTTCCAGAATTTGATTGATTCTTACGGTATTGCATCTTACCGAGAGGCGAATCCAGCACTGTACACGATTATTACTTTCCCATTCTTGTTTGGCATCATGTTTGGCGATTTAGGTCACGGTTTGATTATGGCATTATTTGGATTCTGGATGGTATGTGGTGAAAAGAAGTTGGGCGCTAAAAGATCGACCAACGaaatttggaacattttctTCGGAGGCCGTTACATAATTTTCCTCATGGGCCTATTTTCAATGTATACCGGATTTGTATACAACGACGTTTTCTCGAAATCAATGAACATATTTGGAAGTTCTTGGTCTATTGGCCACAACACATCAACTATAATGACGAACAAAGACCTTACTTTGAACCCTGGTTCGTCAGACCTCGATGACAACGTTTACCCAATTGGGCTGGATCCAGTTTGGCAGCTCGCTAGCAACAAAATCATCTTTTTAAATTCCTACAAAATGAAGTTGTCCATTATTTTCGGTGTTGTTCATATGATTTTTGGTGTCTGTATGAGCGTTGTCAACCATAACTTCTTCAAGAAGCGCATCAGCATTTTGTTGGAGTTTTTGCCTCAGATCATTTTCCTAGTATTACTTTTTGCTTATATGGTTTTCATGATGTTCATGAAATGGATTCAGTACACAGCCAAGACCGATTACCAACCAAATACACCAGGTTGTGCACCATCCGTACTTATAATGTTCATCAATATGATGCTGTTCAAACGGACCCCTCCTTTGCATGGATGCGATGAGTACATGTACTCATTCCAAGGATCTTTGCAACGCACGTTTGTCTTCATTGCTCTGATTTGCGTCCCTTGGATGCTCCTCGGCAAACCACTCTACATCATGTTCAACAAGAAAAAAATGGCTGCCGCTCACCATAATGGTGGTATCAATCAGCAGACTGAAACAGCCCTAGAACCTGCAGAAAGCGCGAAAGCTTCCGGACATGGCGGACATGAAGACGAACCAATAAGCGAAGTTTTCATTCATCAAGCTATTCATACGATTGAATATGTTCTCAGTACCGTATCGCATACCGCCTCGTATCTCCGATTGTGGGCTTTGTCGCTTGCACATGCTC AACTCTCGGAAGTGTTGTGGAATATGGTGCTGTCCATGGGATTGCGGCAATCGTCTTACAAGGGAGCAATCATGCTGTATTTCGTTTTTGGGGCATGGGCCTTGTTCACTCTCGCGATCCTGGTCATGATGGAAGGCTTGTCCGCATTCTTGCACACGCTCCGTCTTCATTG GGTTGAGTTCATGAGCAAGTTCTACGAAGGCCTCGGTTACGTCTTCCAACCATTCTCCTTCAAGCTGATCCTTGATGCTGATGACGATTTTGAGTAA